In the Methanococcoides sp. LMO-2 genome, one interval contains:
- a CDS encoding GTP-binding protein, which produces MSLHEDIQAVEDEIRKTPYNKATSHHIGKLKAKLARLREDVQKRASAKSGGEGYSVRKSGDATVALVGFPSVGKSTLLNKLTGANSEVGAYEFTTLDVIPGVLEYKGATIQILDVPGLVRGAASGRGRGKEVISVVRNSNLVLFLLDVFQTEHHKVLMQELYDAGIRINMSEPDVTIKRMDRGGVIISATMELEMSDDLIKAILGEYKIHNAHVLLRDNINMDQLIDGVMANRVYIPAVIVINKVDMADEEILEFCKAKFPDATFISANEEKNLEAVKELIYETLDFIRVYLKPQGGPADMDEPMIVTNGVTVGDICDRLHRDFRDKFRYSQIWGPSAKHPGQRAGLDHRLQDGDVLTLIIQK; this is translated from the coding sequence ATGAGTTTACACGAAGATATCCAGGCAGTCGAGGACGAGATCCGTAAGACTCCCTATAACAAGGCAACATCCCATCATATTGGTAAGTTGAAGGCCAAACTTGCACGCCTGAGGGAAGACGTGCAGAAGAGAGCTTCTGCCAAATCCGGTGGTGAGGGCTATTCTGTAAGGAAGTCAGGCGATGCTACTGTTGCACTTGTGGGATTCCCTTCCGTGGGTAAGTCCACGCTCCTGAACAAGCTGACCGGTGCTAATTCCGAGGTCGGTGCGTATGAGTTCACGACTCTTGATGTGATACCTGGTGTTCTGGAGTATAAGGGTGCGACCATCCAGATTCTGGATGTGCCGGGCCTGGTCAGAGGTGCAGCCAGCGGTCGTGGCCGTGGTAAGGAGGTCATCTCTGTTGTGAGGAACTCCAATCTTGTGCTTTTCCTGCTGGATGTGTTCCAGACCGAGCATCATAAGGTGCTGATGCAGGAGCTTTACGATGCCGGTATCCGCATCAATATGTCAGAACCTGATGTTACCATCAAGAGGATGGATAGGGGTGGCGTGATCATCAGTGCGACCATGGAGCTTGAGATGTCCGACGACCTTATCAAGGCGATATTGGGCGAGTACAAGATACACAATGCACATGTGCTTCTCAGGGATAATATCAACATGGACCAGCTTATCGATGGCGTGATGGCCAACAGGGTGTACATACCTGCTGTGATTGTCATCAACAAGGTGGACATGGCCGATGAAGAGATCCTTGAGTTCTGCAAGGCAAAGTTCCCTGATGCGACATTCATTTCCGCCAATGAGGAGAAGAACCTTGAAGCCGTCAAGGAACTGATCTACGAAACCCTGGATTTCATCAGGGTATACCTGAAACCACAGGGTGGCCCCGCAGACATGGACGAGCCGATGATCGTGACCAACGGTGTGACCGTGGGTGATATATGTGACCGCCTGCACCGTGATTTCCGTGATAAGTTCAGGTATTCCCAGATATGGGGCCCTTCAGCCAAACACCCCGGCCAGCGAGCCGGTCTTGATCACAGGCTGCAGGATGGCGATGTGCTGACCCTCATTATTCAGAAATAA
- a CDS encoding PAS domain-containing sensor histidine kinase has protein sequence MEQYFETIFNSVNDGILIHTFDGRFLEVNRIMCNDLGYQKDELLQMTAMDITPPELRKITGKQIAEKMEQGGGFVETVTICKDGTPVPVELNVRPIEYKGTPAVLAVARNITERKIAERKLRESEEKFKTVFESANDGIYVTALDGRLLEVNKIACKQLGYTRSELLQMRPQDIDFFADAKEVGNIIDQLLQDGHNLFESILVRKDGSTFPVEVSIQLIDYMGEKAILGVSRDMTEHKQANEAMLNAKIAAEDASRAKSKFLTNVSHELRAPLNSIIGFSEVLCSEDAGSLNDLQKRYVSNVHKSGKHLLELINEILDLSKVEAGKMELNPEKVGVYSIINEIKESMMPLATEKGIELEYDIGPENTFIVADALKLRQIIYNLVSNAIKFTERGGSVTIETLSSDDQISVLVKDTGIGISSGDQTKIFQPFVQIDPSNEKKYSGTGLGLSLVRSFVEMHGGEVWVESEVGNGSTFGFSIPTDQ, from the coding sequence ATGGAACAATATTTTGAAACGATATTCAATTCCGTTAATGATGGAATTCTTATCCATACTTTTGATGGCCGTTTTCTGGAAGTGAACCGCATCATGTGCAATGATCTGGGATATCAGAAAGATGAATTACTGCAGATGACGGCAATGGATATCACTCCCCCGGAACTCAGAAAGATCACAGGCAAGCAAATTGCTGAAAAAATGGAGCAGGGTGGCGGATTTGTCGAGACCGTGACCATCTGTAAGGATGGTACCCCTGTACCAGTTGAACTGAATGTCCGCCCCATCGAATACAAAGGAACTCCTGCAGTCCTGGCCGTTGCCAGGAATATAACCGAGCGCAAGATCGCAGAAAGGAAACTGAGAGAAAGTGAGGAAAAGTTCAAAACCGTTTTTGAGAGTGCCAATGATGGGATCTATGTAACTGCTCTTGATGGTCGTTTACTGGAAGTTAACAAAATTGCATGCAAGCAACTGGGGTATACCCGGAGTGAACTTCTTCAGATGAGGCCACAAGATATAGATTTTTTTGCTGATGCAAAAGAGGTAGGGAACATTATCGATCAGCTTCTTCAGGATGGACACAACCTTTTTGAGTCAATTCTTGTCCGAAAGGACGGGTCGACATTCCCTGTAGAGGTTAGTATCCAGCTGATCGATTATATGGGAGAAAAGGCAATACTGGGTGTTTCAAGGGACATGACCGAACACAAGCAGGCAAATGAGGCAATGCTCAATGCCAAAATTGCTGCTGAAGATGCCAGCCGGGCCAAATCGAAGTTCCTCACAAATGTAAGTCACGAGCTGAGAGCTCCTCTTAATTCTATCATCGGATTCTCGGAAGTGCTTTGCAGCGAAGATGCCGGGAGCCTGAACGATCTCCAGAAACGCTATGTTTCCAATGTTCATAAAAGCGGCAAGCATCTTCTGGAACTGATCAACGAAATTCTTGACCTGTCAAAGGTCGAAGCTGGAAAGATGGAATTGAATCCGGAAAAGGTTGGTGTTTATAGTATCATCAATGAGATTAAGGAATCAATGATGCCTCTTGCAACAGAGAAGGGCATTGAACTGGAGTATGACATAGGTCCTGAAAATACCTTCATAGTAGCAGATGCCTTGAAATTAAGACAGATCATCTACAACCTTGTGAGCAATGCGATCAAGTTCACTGAAAGGGGCGGATCAGTGACAATAGAAACACTATCTTCTGATGATCAAATCTCCGTTCTTGTGAAAGATACCGGTATCGGGATATCATCCGGAGACCAGACGAAAATTTTCCAGCCGTTCGTCCAGATCGATCCTTCGAATGAAAAGAAATATAGTGGGACCGGTCTCGGTCTAAGCCTTGTCAGGAGCTTTGTGGAAATGCATGGCGGCGAGGTATGGGTTGAAAGTGAGGTTGGGAATGGAAGTACATTTGGTTTCAGTATACCAACAGATCAGTAA